The proteins below are encoded in one region of Bacillota bacterium:
- a CDS encoding ABC transporter permease, translating into MSSGNVVIYEPDRQLKMGFFAQWREMVIDLLKSRELIWRLFLRDFQSKYKQSLLGIAWVALNPLVTTAIFVYLNSAGILRIGSVGVPYVAFAIMGLTFWSLFAVGVTASTSSIIGAGPLVAKINFPKVSLVYASIGQALVEFIVRLALTIIVLVIFKVTPVWTAIFLPIAIIPLLLLTIGAGFILSLAAGVFRDMNNVVVLVVQLLMFLSPILYPVPKSKLAATLFNWNPVAQLVVGPRDLVIYGGFSNPVGFLWSTIFAMVVFLAFWRLFYLAETKITERI; encoded by the coding sequence ATGTCGTCAGGAAATGTCGTCATATATGAACCTGATCGACAACTTAAAATGGGCTTCTTTGCTCAGTGGCGTGAGATGGTTATAGATTTATTGAAGAGTCGTGAACTTATTTGGCGTCTATTTCTAAGGGATTTTCAATCTAAATACAAACAATCGTTATTAGGTATCGCCTGGGTCGCTTTAAATCCTCTTGTGACTACTGCGATATTTGTCTACCTTAACAGTGCTGGAATTTTGCGTATTGGCTCTGTAGGCGTTCCCTATGTTGCATTTGCAATTATGGGGCTTACATTTTGGAGTTTATTTGCAGTTGGTGTGACTGCAAGCACCAGTAGCATTATAGGTGCTGGACCTTTAGTGGCGAAGATAAATTTTCCTAAGGTAAGTCTCGTGTATGCATCTATTGGTCAAGCATTAGTTGAATTTATTGTGCGTTTAGCGCTAACTATTATTGTTCTGGTAATCTTTAAAGTTACTCCTGTATGGACAGCAATATTCTTGCCCATAGCCATTATTCCACTGTTGCTTTTGACCATTGGTGCAGGGTTCATCTTATCGCTTGCAGCAGGGGTTTTTAGGGATATGAATAACGTTGTTGTGTTAGTAGTGCAATTGTTGATGTTCTTAAGTCCGATCCTTTACCCCGTTCCAAAATCTAAGTTAGCTGCTACTCTCTTTAACTGGAATCCAGTGGCTCAACTGGTGGTCGGTCCAAGGGACTTAGTTATTTACGGTGGTTTTTCTAATCCAGTGGGTTTTCTCTGGTCGACTATTTTTGCTATGGTTGTTTTTTTAGCCTTTTGGCGGTTATTTTATCTAGCTGAGACGAAAATTACTGAAAGAATATAA